Part of the Cohnella candidum genome, TTTCAATAAAGCAAATAGCAAATAACATCTACTGTAAAACATTTCCGAGTCCCTATTTCATACCTGATGCCAATAGGCTTTACGAAACCTATTATTCCGATAACGTTGATTTAAATGGAAAAGACGACGATTCTCTTCATGAAATATTTCAGAAGTTTTATGGCGATTTGAAGCGTATTGATTCTGTCTGGTATATCGTCTATGGCGATGACGTTGAATCCGAAAGTTTCTATCCAATTCCAACCTTCGAGTTGCAAGAACGGAAATTACATGTGAATGAAAATGCAACATTAGAGTTGTCCGAAGAAGATGATTCGTTGGTAGCTCTCACCAACCTACTATTTCAAGAAACGAGTTTACCCCACGAAATTGTTGTTTCGTATACAGGGGAGATTTCTGCCTATCCTCTTCAATATTATGATCGAATAAAGGTTCTCCAGTCCCTTTTTTCCTTATCTAAATTTGTTTTAGTTACCAAAGTAATTGATTCAGTCGCTCATCTGGATGAATCGGAATACTTAGAAATTCTCAGGAAGTATTGGGGGCATAGCAGCTTCCGTGATTTGAAAATGTACAAAGACGTTCACGATCCGGAGTTTAAGAAAGAGACGATATTTATTCCGCAAAGCAAGATTATTGATGATATTGTGAAACAGGCGGAGGCGGCTCAAGAGGGAACTACCTATAAGGATATTTTCGTAACTTCTCCAACAGGTGCCGGAAAATCCGTGATGTTTCAAGTGCCAGCAATTTATCTGGCGGAAAAGTATCGATTAATGACTATCGTGATCTCCCCATTAATCGGGCTCATGACGGACCAAGTACAGGGTCTGGTAGAACGAGATGTGGCGATTTCGGCGACGATCAACTCGGAGATCACGCCCGTTCAGAAGATGGAGATCATGGAGAGGATTCAGTCTGGTGAAATATCTATCTTGTATATTTCTCCGGAGACTTTGTTAAGCCGCTCGGATATTGCCCAGCTGATCGGAACTCGTACCGTTGGATTGTTTGTCATTGACGAAGCTCACATTGTTACGACTTGGGGGAAAGCTTTCCGTTCCGATTATTGGTACTTAGGGAGTTATTTGCAACGACTTCGTAAGGAAATGCAATTCCCTATTGCCACGTTCACGGCAACGGCGATATATGGCGGAATGGAAGATATGTATGCAGAGACGCGGGATAGTCTGAATTTAATAAATCCAATTAGCTATTTCGGTTACATCAAAAGAGATGACCTGGAGGTCCGGATTAATCGAAAAAAGCAAACTAGGGAAAGGTTCAGCGAATATTTAGAAGAAAAGTTCAAAATTCTAACTTACCGTCTTGAACAATTTCTTGCTGGTGATCGCAAGACATTAGTTTATTTTCCGACTATTGGCTTGATAAATCAGTTCATGGAGTATGCCAAGCAATACGGAAGTGAACGGTTGAGGGGAAATATCACTTCTTACTATGGGCCGTTAGACAAGGAACGCAAAAATGCAAACTATTTAAGATTCAAAAAAAATGAAGCTATCATCATGCTAGCTACTAAAGCTTTCGGAATGGGAATTGATATTCCGGATATCGAGAACGTCTATCATTTTGCACCCACCGGGAATGTATGTGATTACGTGCAAGAGATCGGTCGTGCAGCTCGGAAACTTGATCAAGGTTATGCTTTCTTTGATTTTCTGCCCAAGGATTTTGTGCATGTTAATCGTCTGCATGGCATTTCTACCATACGTAAACAGCAATTGGTTCAAGTTATGAGCAAAGTACTGCAGTTAGTCGATGCCGATAAAAACAGATCGAATATCCGTCATTTGCTTGTAAACGCTGAGGAATTCCGCTATATCTTTCAGCAGGGCTCAAATGGTGACGCCGGGGAGGACATTGATAATAAGCTTAAGACGGCGCTCTTGATTATTGAGAAAGATTTTAAGGCGAAGATGGGTTACTCTCCCATTATCGCTAGACCTCGCAGTATCTTTTCCCGGGAATATTTCATGGTTCAACGGGAATATGAACCAATTCTGATGAAGAATTACGGTGAGTTTTTCAGAAAAATAGGCGACGCAAAGAAAGAGGCTTATGGCAATATCTATGTCTGTAATATGAAGGGACTATGGGAAGGAAGATTTCGCAATTTATCCTTCCCACAGTTCAAATTTAAGTTTCATACTAAGGATGAAAGTCTAAAATTAGATTTTTTGGATTACCTTATTCCCGTATTGCAGTTGGAAGTTTCGCTCAAAGAACGGAATCAAGAAAGTTTTTTTCAAGAATTAACCAAACTTTTGGAGCATATTGGATCAATTTTCGGAGAATATGCCAAAGAGCGTAAGTACTTCACCGTTGAAGATCTGGCTGGTAAATTCCAAGCTGCGTTCGGCTTGGACAAGTATTCGTCGGAAAATCTAGCATCTATCGTGATCCACAGCGCGGACAATTATGATCGCATCATGCGTAAACACTCCAATTTTTACAATAGGTTTATTACTTTTGAAGAAGCAAAAGACCGATATTCGATACAGAACAGTGGCTACGCGGGTTTCATTGATTGGATCCGGATCGATTCGAAATATCTTCTTGCACAATCGAATAGAACGGAGGAAAACATTCACAACTACGAGATGTACTTACCCAAGGTGAATAGAGAAAAAATCGAGAAGACGTTTATTTTACTTGGTGTACTCGAAGCATTGGGACTTGTCCTCTATCGTGCGAATGGAGGCGACAATCCAGAAATATTCATGCGTATAAACTCACGAATGCAGATTGCTCGCAGTCTCCAGGATCCTCTGAAATACAGGAATTATATTCTTGAAAATGTACATTTAAGGCACAAGATTTCGGTCGCTATGCTGACTTTTTTATTCAAGAATGAAGTTAGCAATCCTGAGTTTTGGGAGTATATTGAAAACTACTTTTTAGGGAAAATCCCTGATGAAGTCTTAGCGGAAGTGAAAAGTAATCCTTGATTATGCAAGAAAGAGAAGGTGATTTTTTGATCGAAGCGTTCTGGAATATTTGCCTTCTCCATGATATCAGTTCTCGCGATCAACTGCTTCGTGAGGCCATCCGAGTGATCCGCACGAAGCAGTTATTGAAGCTTCATGATGTTGCTTCAACCATGAAAGATGATCCTGATTCTCTCTTTTCTTTCATGAAAGAAAAAGTCGGAGAGCGTGAGCTTGGACATTTCCCCGGCGATAGAGATTTATTTTTTAAATTATTCCACGCAGGCGAGCGTATAGATCTGCTGGAATACGCCATGCTGACGCTTCAGCAAGATCGCGTAACAGGCGGAGTAATCGTCCATCCAGGAATCATGGAACGTTTTATCCAGATGTGTTTGAATAATAATTTTCGATCAATTCTGATACCGGAAGCCGAGAAGTTTTTAAGAGGACTTTTAGAAACGAAAATCCATAGAAAAGCCTTTGCGATTACGTTATTGACTGAAAATTATGTTTTGGGCCTCATATTTAAGACCTATTTCAAAGGCGAAGCAAATATTAGGGTCCTTCAAGGCTCGATCTATCAGCCGCTTCCACTTGAAGACAACTTTGATGCGATTCTGACGTTTCCTAATCTAGGCGTGAAATTAAATCAAGATCATGACTTTGCTTTTCGAGAATCTGAAGGAATTGCTTCTATTCACCTTCTAGGGCTTTTGCGTGAGGGCGGAAGAATGAGTGCCACGTACCCAGCGAGAATGATGTTTCAATCAGGCACAATCTCAGATTGGAGAAAAGAAATCAACAAAGTATCTCAGGTTTGTTCCATTCATTCCTTGCCGGATGGTATCTTGCGACCTTACACATCAGTCAAGGTCTATCAAGTGGATTTTGGAACTTCTACCAAAGACGTAGTTCTGGGACAGTTAAGTTTGAAGAATGATAACTTGGAAATCGACAAAGAAATTACGATTCATAACGATCAATTCGCTCAGATGTATGATTGGCGAATTGAGGTGTTACTCAACGAAGATCAAGAGACACTTCGATTGTTTCAACAGGCACCGACTCCAAAGGTAAAGCTACGGGAAATAGCCGAATACTTCCGAGGGAAGTCCGTGCTTAAGCAAGATCTGAGACCAGGCAAGATAAAGGTAGTCAACATTTCCAACATAGAAAATGGCGAAGTGAATTTGGAGCAATTGGAGACCATCGATGAAGAAGAGAGGAAAATAAAGCGTTATGAAATACTCCCTGACGACTTGATCATGACTTGCAGGGGTACTGTCTTCAAGCTCGCCGTGTTTCCTGAAGCCGAAGGGGTATATATAGCTTCTGCAAATATTATTGTTATTCGATTCAGGTCTAAGATTATTAGCAGGTTTGCAAAAATTTTTCTGGAAAGTCCTACTGGGGAAGCACTCGTAAAAAGTTTTATGCGGGGCACTACGGTCATTAACTTGAATCCCTCCGACGTGGGTGAACTAGAAATACCTCTTCTATCACATAATGAACAGCTTGATCTTATTACACGATATTCGAGCGAGAGAGAAAGATACAAATCCGTTATTCGTGAAGCTGATGAGCGGTGGGAACGCACCAAGAATCAAATCTACTCAGAGTTATACTAGGAGGAACTTAGAAATGGCAACAGCGAACTTGGGTTTTGAAGAAAAATTATGGAGCATGGCCGACAAGCTGCGCGGCAGCATGGATGCTGCGGAGTATAAGCACGTCGTGTTAGGCTTACTATTCCTTAAATATGTATCAGATGCATTTGAAGAGAAATACGAGGCGCTGAAGAGCGAGCCCTATGCGGACCCCGAAGATCGGGACGAATATGTCGCCGCGAATATCTTCTGGGTGCCTAAGGATGCGCGTTGGAGCCACATCAAGAACAATGCCAAGAAACCGGAAATCGGCCAAATCATTGACCAAGCGATGATCGACATCGAGAAGGAGAACGCTTCGCTTAAAGGTGTTTTGCCGAAGGATTATGCAAGACCTGCCCTAGATAAAACACGCTTGGGTGAAGTAATCGACTTATTCTCTTTTAAGGTTGGCGATGAAGACAGCCGCTCAAAGGATGTGCTTGGCCGCGTCTATGAATACTTCCTTAGTAAGTTCGCCAGCGCTGAGGGCAAGAATGGCGGCGAATTCTATACGCCGAATAGCGTTGTCCGCTTGCTCGTTGAGATGATTGAGCCATTTAAGGGCCGAGTTTACGACCCTTGTTGCGGCTCAGGCGGCATGTTCGTTCAAAGCGAGAAGTTCGTCGAAGAACATCAAGGTAAGCTCGGAGATATCGCAGTATATGGCCAAGAATCGAATCCGACAACTTGGAAGCTGTGCAAAATGAACTTGGCGATCCGCGGCATTGACAGCAACTTGGGCGAACATCATGGGGATACATTCCATAACGATCTTCATAAGAACTTGAAGGCCGATTACATATTGGCCAATCCCCCGTTCAACATTAGTGACTGGGGCGGCGATCGGTTGATGGAAGATGCCCGATGGTCGTATGGAATTCCGCCAGCAGGCAATGCCAACTACGCCTGGATCCAGCACATGGTGAACAAGTTGGCTCCAAGTGGTGTAGCCGGCTTCGTCTTGGCGAATGGCTCCATGTCTACGAGCACGACAGCGGAACTCGAAATTCGGAGCAAACTGGTCAATGCGGATTTGGTGGATTGCATTGTTACACTTCCTGGACAGTTGTTCTACTCGACACAAATTCCTGTCTGTCTTTGGTTCATGTCGAAGAACAAGGCTCCAAGAGGCCTCCGTGACCGTCGCGGGGAAATTCTGTTCATCGATGCTCGCAAATTGGGCCAAATGGTTGATCGTACACATCGTGAACTATCTTCGGAAGATATCAAGAAGATAGCAAATACGTACCACGCTTGGCGTGGGCAAGCTGAAACTGGGACATATGAGGAAGTTAAAGGCTTTTGCAAAGCTGCAAAGCTTGCGGAAGTGCAGGAGCATGAATATATTTTGACTCCTGGACGGTATGTGGGAATTGAGGATGTCGAAGAAGACAGCGAACCATTTGAGGATAAGATGGCTCGACTAACATCGGAGTTAGCTGAGCAATTCGCTAAATCACAGCATCTAGAAGACGAGATCCGCAAGCAGCTTGGAGGGATTGGGTTTGAGTTTTAGCACAACATGGGAAAAGCAGAAGTTAAAAGACCTCTGTGTGAAAATTGGAAGCGGAGCCACTCCAGCGGGGGGGAAAGAAAACTATAAGTCGTCTGGCATTAGCCTGATCCGAAGCCAAAACATATACAACCACAGGTTCACATACGATGGGCTCGCATATATCGACGAGAATCAGGCAAATAAATTGGACAACGTTATTGTCCAGGAGGAAGATGTCCTGCTTAATATCACTGGTGACTCGGTCTGCCGGTGCTGCATTGTTGACAAATCTGTACTGCCGGCACGAGTGAATCAGCATGTGGCGATCATTCGAACAGACAAGCGGAGACTGCTTCCTTTATTCGCAAAGTCCTTTCTCACAACAGAATCGATGCAAGCTTTTATGCTGTCCCTTGCGCAAACCGGTGGAACTCGGGCTGCGCTTACGAAAGGAATGATAGAAAATTTTGAAATACCTGTGCCTGATCTAAAGGAGCAGGAACTTATTTGCCGCATCCTTGCGCCCTTGGACAAAAAAATCGGCATTAATGAGTCCATCAACAACAGACTTAAAGAAATGGCCCAAGCCCTTTTCAAACGCTGGTTTGTGGATTTTGAGTTCCCGAGTGAAAACGGAGAACCGTATAAATCCAGCGGCGGTGAGTTTGAAGAAAGTGAATTGGGGTTGATCCCAAAGGGCTGGAAAGTAAAAGTTCTATCGGAAGTTACCCAGGTAATCGACTGTCTTCATTCAAAGAAGCCAAAAGATCTGGGAACTGGAAAAACACTCTTACAGGTATGGAATATAGCGGATAACGGGTGCCTAGATACTACAAAAAAATATTT contains:
- a CDS encoding restriction endonuclease subunit S produces the protein MIEAFWNICLLHDISSRDQLLREAIRVIRTKQLLKLHDVASTMKDDPDSLFSFMKEKVGERELGHFPGDRDLFFKLFHAGERIDLLEYAMLTLQQDRVTGGVIVHPGIMERFIQMCLNNNFRSILIPEAEKFLRGLLETKIHRKAFAITLLTENYVLGLIFKTYFKGEANIRVLQGSIYQPLPLEDNFDAILTFPNLGVKLNQDHDFAFRESEGIASIHLLGLLREGGRMSATYPARMMFQSGTISDWRKEINKVSQVCSIHSLPDGILRPYTSVKVYQVDFGTSTKDVVLGQLSLKNDNLEIDKEITIHNDQFAQMYDWRIEVLLNEDQETLRLFQQAPTPKVKLREIAEYFRGKSVLKQDLRPGKIKVVNISNIENGEVNLEQLETIDEEERKIKRYEILPDDLIMTCRGTVFKLAVFPEAEGVYIASANIIVIRFRSKIISRFAKIFLESPTGEALVKSFMRGTTVINLNPSDVGELEIPLLSHNEQLDLITRYSSERERYKSVIREADERWERTKNQIYSELY
- a CDS encoding DEAD/DEAH box helicase is translated as MNSIWRELISKHLISARQTATKPVLLVFKGFTQDFYKEISIPKLLTIPITVDIVTLNNAKAGMLPEIFTKTQGEAYWCTFEEYLVLGQEILALYFSIKQIANNIYCKTFPSPYFIPDANRLYETYYSDNVDLNGKDDDSLHEIFQKFYGDLKRIDSVWYIVYGDDVESESFYPIPTFELQERKLHVNENATLELSEEDDSLVALTNLLFQETSLPHEIVVSYTGEISAYPLQYYDRIKVLQSLFSLSKFVLVTKVIDSVAHLDESEYLEILRKYWGHSSFRDLKMYKDVHDPEFKKETIFIPQSKIIDDIVKQAEAAQEGTTYKDIFVTSPTGAGKSVMFQVPAIYLAEKYRLMTIVISPLIGLMTDQVQGLVERDVAISATINSEITPVQKMEIMERIQSGEISILYISPETLLSRSDIAQLIGTRTVGLFVIDEAHIVTTWGKAFRSDYWYLGSYLQRLRKEMQFPIATFTATAIYGGMEDMYAETRDSLNLINPISYFGYIKRDDLEVRINRKKQTRERFSEYLEEKFKILTYRLEQFLAGDRKTLVYFPTIGLINQFMEYAKQYGSERLRGNITSYYGPLDKERKNANYLRFKKNEAIIMLATKAFGMGIDIPDIENVYHFAPTGNVCDYVQEIGRAARKLDQGYAFFDFLPKDFVHVNRLHGISTIRKQQLVQVMSKVLQLVDADKNRSNIRHLLVNAEEFRYIFQQGSNGDAGEDIDNKLKTALLIIEKDFKAKMGYSPIIARPRSIFSREYFMVQREYEPILMKNYGEFFRKIGDAKKEAYGNIYVCNMKGLWEGRFRNLSFPQFKFKFHTKDESLKLDFLDYLIPVLQLEVSLKERNQESFFQELTKLLEHIGSIFGEYAKERKYFTVEDLAGKFQAAFGLDKYSSENLASIVIHSADNYDRIMRKHSNFYNRFITFEEAKDRYSIQNSGYAGFIDWIRIDSKYLLAQSNRTEENIHNYEMYLPKVNREKIEKTFILLGVLEALGLVLYRANGGDNPEIFMRINSRMQIARSLQDPLKYRNYILENVHLRHKISVAMLTFLFKNEVSNPEFWEYIENYFLGKIPDEVLAEVKSNP
- a CDS encoding type I restriction-modification system subunit M, which translates into the protein MATANLGFEEKLWSMADKLRGSMDAAEYKHVVLGLLFLKYVSDAFEEKYEALKSEPYADPEDRDEYVAANIFWVPKDARWSHIKNNAKKPEIGQIIDQAMIDIEKENASLKGVLPKDYARPALDKTRLGEVIDLFSFKVGDEDSRSKDVLGRVYEYFLSKFASAEGKNGGEFYTPNSVVRLLVEMIEPFKGRVYDPCCGSGGMFVQSEKFVEEHQGKLGDIAVYGQESNPTTWKLCKMNLAIRGIDSNLGEHHGDTFHNDLHKNLKADYILANPPFNISDWGGDRLMEDARWSYGIPPAGNANYAWIQHMVNKLAPSGVAGFVLANGSMSTSTTAELEIRSKLVNADLVDCIVTLPGQLFYSTQIPVCLWFMSKNKAPRGLRDRRGEILFIDARKLGQMVDRTHRELSSEDIKKIANTYHAWRGQAETGTYEEVKGFCKAAKLAEVQEHEYILTPGRYVGIEDVEEDSEPFEDKMARLTSELAEQFAKSQHLEDEIRKQLGGIGFEF
- a CDS encoding restriction endonuclease subunit S, translated to MSFSTTWEKQKLKDLCVKIGSGATPAGGKENYKSSGISLIRSQNIYNHRFTYDGLAYIDENQANKLDNVIVQEEDVLLNITGDSVCRCCIVDKSVLPARVNQHVAIIRTDKRRLLPLFAKSFLTTESMQAFMLSLAQTGGTRAALTKGMIENFEIPVPDLKEQELICRILAPLDKKIGINESINNRLKEMAQALFKRWFVDFEFPSENGEPYKSSGGEFEESELGLIPKGWKVKVLSEVTQVIDCLHSKKPKDLGTGKTLLQVWNIADNGCLDTTKKYLISEEDYKLWTSRIEVKEGDCVITNVGRVGAVAQIPTGKKYAIGRNMTAIRPQVIPPTFLIEYLLSDTMNIEISKKVDSGTILDSLNVKGIMKLRMVIPPDDVLNKFESLTRPLRASVEVNIEENKNLIVTRNALLPKLISGEIRVPLKQENLYTQIIDLPMAAEGREQYSTT